GACGCCCACCACCCGGCCGTCCTCGGTGAGCAGTTCCCGTACGGTGAAGTTGGTCCGCACCTCGGCGCCGGCCTTCGCGGCGGCCTCGACGAGGATCTGGTCCAGCACCCGACGCCGGACCGAGGCGTAGCTGGTGACCACCCCCGAGTCGTCGCCGTGCAGGTCCCGGAAGTGTTCCCGCAGCAGCTCGGCCGGCACCGAGCCGCCCAGTTCGATGCCGTCGTTGACGAGCCGGACGGTGGTGTGCGTCGGGGTCACGGCGGTGACCTGGTCCAGCAGTCCCCACCGGTTCAGGTAGGACATCCCGTGCGGCCACAGGAAGTGCGTGGAGATGACGTCGCTGGGAAACGACGACCGGTCCACCAGGAGCACCCGGTGCCCCTGTCGGGCGAGCAGCAGCGCGGTCGCGGCGCCCGCGCAACGGGCCCCGACCACTATCGCGTCGTACATGTTGTTCCTTTTTCGGCTGAGCGTCAGATGTCCGACCGGCCCGGCGGCCGACGGCCACCGCTGGCGGCGACCGGCTGTGGCCCCCGGGCGGTCATGGACATGCACCGTACACAGTGGAAGACGCACGGCCGTGGTACCACTGGACGGCTCGTTCTAAATCCACTTCGGTCGATTGACCGAGGGTGGCAACCCGAATACCCTTCGTGAGGCAAGCGCGCGGTCGGGCGACTGGAGTCCCATGCACGGGACCAGCGCACGCCGGCGGGACAAGGGGCTGCCGGCGATGGATCTCCGTTACCGCAACTACTGCCTGACCGACCCGACCTTCTACGACCGGCCGGCCAGCCGGGCCGCGACCCCCGGCTTCGCCGCCGGACCGCCGCTGCCCGACGGCTGGTCCACGCAGGCCAGAGGGCCCTGGACGATGGTCTCCCCGGCGCGACCCGACCTGCCCCCGCAGGGCTGGAAGATCCACGTCTCGACCATCCAGAGCGACGCTGTCGGCACGCTCGAAATCGTCTGGCGGCACTGCGTCGAACGGAACGTCCCGTTCAAACACCTCGCCGACCCGACCACGCTGCTCCTGAGCAACTCGAAGTACGCCGACCGGTCGAGCAGCGGAAAATTCATCACCATCTACCCGCGGGACACCGCCGAGCTGCACGAGCTCCTGCTCGACCTGGATCTCCTGCTGGCCGGCCGACCGGGTCCGTACATCCTCAGCGACGTGCGGTGGAACGACGGACCGCTCTACCTGCGCTACGGCGGCTTCGCCGAACGGCGCTGCCGGACCGAGGACGGCGCCCTGGTCCTGGCCATCGCCGACCCCACCGGCCGGCTCGTCCCCGACCACCGCCAGCCCAGCTTCCAGGTGCCCGAATGGGTCGAGGCGCCGGACTTCGTCGCGCGGGCGATCGCGGCGCGGACGAGCCCGGACACCCCACACGAGATGCCCTACCGGATCGAACGTCCACTGCACTTCTCCAACGGCGGCGGGGTCTACTCCGCCACCGACCTCGCCAGCGGGGCGTCCGTGGTGCTGAAGGAAGCCCGGCCGTACGCCGGCACCGACAGCTTCGGGCAGGATGCCGTACGACGGCTGCGACACGAACGGGACTTCCTGCTGAAGCTGGCCGACACCGGGGTGGTGCCCCGGCTGCTCGGTGACTTCGTCTGCTGGGAACACCACTTCCTGGCCGAGGAACACCTCTTCGGCGAGACCCTCGGCCGGGCCATGGTGCTGCGGAACCCGCTGGTCCGGGCCGACGCCACCCAGGCGGACATCGCCGCGTACACCGAGTGGGCGCTGACCACCCTCGACCTGGTCGAGCAGCAGTTGCGCCGGCTGCACGACCACGGTTACGTCTTCGGGGACCTGCACCCGCACAACATCGTCCTGACCGACGACGGGACGGTCCGCTTCATCGACCTGGAGATGGCCTCGCACGCCAGCGAGGAGAGACCACTGAACCTCGGCGCGCCCGGCTACCTGCCGCCCGACGGCCGGGTCGGGGTGGAGGCGGACCTGTACGCGATGGCCTGCCTGCGGGTGTTCATGTTCCTCCCGTTGACCATCCTGCTGCCGCTGGCCCCGGCCAAACTGCCGATGCTGCTGGCCTCGATCGCCCAGACCTTCCCGGTGCCGCCGGACTTCGTCGACCGGGTGGCCGGCACGCTCCGGGACCGCCGGCCGGGCGGCGCGGCCAACGACCGGGTCGCCGCCCTCACCGCCGCCGTCGACTCCGGCGCCGGCGACTGGCCGGCGGTACGCCGTTCGGCGCGCGACGCGATCCTGGCCAGCGCCACCCCGCTCCGCGCGGACCGGCTGTTCCCCGGCGACATCGACCAGTTCACCCACGGCGGCCTCGGCATCGCGTACGGTGCGGCCGGGGTGCTCGCCGCGCTGGCGCACACCGGATGCGGGCGCTTCCCCGACTACGAGTCGTGGCTG
The sequence above is a segment of the Micromonospora sp. WMMD882 genome. Coding sequences within it:
- the lanKC gene encoding class III lanthionine synthetase LanKC; this translates as MDLRYRNYCLTDPTFYDRPASRAATPGFAAGPPLPDGWSTQARGPWTMVSPARPDLPPQGWKIHVSTIQSDAVGTLEIVWRHCVERNVPFKHLADPTTLLLSNSKYADRSSSGKFITIYPRDTAELHELLLDLDLLLAGRPGPYILSDVRWNDGPLYLRYGGFAERRCRTEDGALVLAIADPTGRLVPDHRQPSFQVPEWVEAPDFVARAIAARTSPDTPHEMPYRIERPLHFSNGGGVYSATDLASGASVVLKEARPYAGTDSFGQDAVRRLRHERDFLLKLADTGVVPRLLGDFVCWEHHFLAEEHLFGETLGRAMVLRNPLVRADATQADIAAYTEWALTTLDLVEQQLRRLHDHGYVFGDLHPHNIVLTDDGTVRFIDLEMASHASEERPLNLGAPGYLPPDGRVGVEADLYAMACLRVFMFLPLTILLPLAPAKLPMLLASIAQTFPVPPDFVDRVAGTLRDRRPGGAANDRVAALTAAVDSGAGDWPAVRRSARDAILASATPLRADRLFPGDIDQFTHGGLGIAYGAAGVLAALAHTGCGRFPDYESWLVDAVRQDRDTVDGRRPVGLFDGLHGVACVLAELGRPDDAAYVLDRVLDTSADSIGLDLLDGLAGIGVSLLRLATTLGENGLRERALSIGDRLADHLQARPASTSGPSRRHQGLLRGPSGHALFFVRLFESTGDPGHLDHAATLLRRDLAACVPTADGGLQMSEGWRTLPYLASGSAGVGMVIHRYLRHRADEELADALRQISRAAGSEFVIGSGLFNGRAGLVTLLAAVTDGPVGEAAEPGSRIHQHLRRLAWHMMPYRNEVAFPGDQLLRLSMDLATGSAGVLLALDARGADDDLFSFVGLR